In the Bartonella apihabitans genome, TTTAGAAAACCAATATCAATATTTCCTATATTTTAAAAGTGCAAAGCCAGCCTTTTGTCCACAAACTCAATTCTGTGTTGGAGGCGTGGTGCGCTTTTTTCCGGAAGCAATTGCAGCCACAAGTTCGGGCAGGTCAGAGAAACTTCTTTGCCTGAAAGACGGCGATTTGATGGTCTCGGTTGTGCCAGCCGGTTGAATTGCTCCCTTAAAACCGAGCTTGTCGGCCTCTTTCAGTCTTTGACCTGAATGCGAGACTGCGCGCAGAGCCCCCGACAAACTGACTTCACCGAAAAATACGTAATTTTGGGGCAGCACAATTCCAGCAAGAGAAGAAACGAGCGCCGCTGCGACTGCAAGATCGGCTGCGGGTTCCGAAATGCGGTATCCGCCGGCAACATTGAGATAAACATCATGCTGCCCGAAACGTACGCCGCAATGGGCTTCAAGGACCGCAAGAATCATGGAAAGCCGGTTGCTATCCCATCCGACCACTGCCCGCCTTGGCGTGCCAAGGGACGTTGGCGCAACGAGTGCCTGTATTTCAACAAGGATAGGCCTTGTTCCCTCCATGCCCGCAAAAACAGCGGCACCCGGCGCATTGCTGTTCCGCTCTCCAAGAAATAATTCGGAAGGATTGTTAACCTCCCGCAAGCCATGATCCGACATTTCAAAAACACCGATTTCATCCGTTGGACCAAAGCGGTTTTTCACGGTTCTTAAAATTCTGTACTGGTGTCCGCCTTCACCTTCAAAATAAAGCACCGCGTCGACCATATGTTCGACAACACGCGGGCCGGCAATTTGCCCATCTTTTGTGACGTGACCAACCAGCACAACAGCAGCTCCCGTTTTCTTGGCAAAACGTATCATCGCCTGCGCACCGGTTCTCACCTGTGTCACTGTTCCGGGAGAAGAATCTACTGCCTCGGACCAAAGCGTCTGTATGGAATCGATAATGACCAAATCAGGCTTTTTGGCATTTGTGAGCGTTGCGAGAATATCTTCGACATTGGTTTCGGCAGCAAGCTCTACAGTTGTGTTGGCCGCCCCCAAACGTTGCGCACGTAAGCGTATTTGCGCCACTGCTTCTTCACCCGAAACATAGATAACGTGAAAGCCTTGACGGGCAAGCGCTGCTGCTGCTTGTGTCAAAAGTGTCGATTTTCCAATTCCCGGATCACCACCGACAAGGAGCGCCGAGCCCCTGACAAAACCACCCCCTGTAACACGGTCAAGTTCGGCAATTCCAGATTTTACCCGTGGTGCGTCTTCAATAGCGCCCGAAAGCGATGTGAGTGCGACAACGCGTCCCTTACGGCTGCTTTTGGCAGGCCCCCGCCAATACCGCCGCTGGTTCCTTCTTCGACAATGGTGTTCCATTCGCCACAGGCATCGCATTTTCCAGCCCATTGGGAATAGACTGTGCCGCAATTTTGACAGACAAACTGGGTGCGTGTTTTTGCCATTACGATCAGCCGAATTGATCCGGTAACTTGTCACTTTCAGCAAGATCGGAAAAGCGGGTATATTCGGCCTGAAACGCCAATCTTACTGTTCCTGTTGGTCCATGACGTTGTTTTGCTACAATCACCTCGGCCTTACCGAAGACTTCTTCCATCTCCGCTTGCCATTTCAGATGCTCTTCACTGCCAAGCTTGGGCTCTTTGTTTTTGATATAATATTCATCGCGATAAACAAACAAAACGACATCGGCATCCTGTTCGATAGAACCGGATTCACGAAGATCGGAAAGTTGCGGGCGTTTGTCATCACGTGCTTCAACCTGACGGGAAAGCTGCGACAAGGCAATGATCGGGATATTGAGCTCTTTGGCAAGCGACTTCAAACCGGTCGTAATTTCGGTTATTTCCTGCACGCGGTTTTCCGATGCGCGTTTTGAAACGCCGGTCATCAATTGCACATAGTCAATTACGAGAACATCGAGGCCATGCTGGCGTTTAAGCCGCCGCGCGCGGGCTGAAAGCTGCGCAATCGAAATGCCACCGGTCTGGTCGATATAAAGCGGCGCTTTTTGTAATCTCGTCATTGAATGGAGCAGTTTGGCGAACTGGTCTTCTGTAATATCACCGCGACGGATCTTTGAAGACGATACTTCTGCCTGCTCGGAAATAATACGCGTTGCCAATTGTTCCGACGACATTTCGAGCGAGAAGAAACCGACAATTCCACCCTCATTTTCTTCTGCCGGAAGGTTGTTTTCCTTTGCTTTGATAAAGGCATTGGCAATATTGAAAGCGATATTGGTGGCAAGCGACGTTTTCCCCATGCCCGGTCGACCGGCAAGGATGATAAGGTCGGAACGTTGTAAGCCGCCCATTTGCTCGTCGAGTTTCTTGAGCTGTGTCGGAATGCCGGAAAGCCGCGAGGTACGCTTTTTGGCAGCTCCCGCCATATCGATGGCTTTTTTTACCGCATCATCAAAACTTTCAAAGCCACCGCCATATTTACCGGTTTCGGCAAGTGTGAACAGTTTTTGTTCGACATTTTCGATTTGTTTCGAAGGGGTAAGATCAATCGGCGCATCATATGCGGTATTGACGATCTCGTTGCCAAGATCAATCAAGGAACGACGCGTATAAAGATCATAAATGGCACGGCCATAATCTTCTGCATTGATGATGGTGACTGCTTCCGTCGCCATGCGAACAACATAGGTATAAACGGTCATGTCACCGATTTTTTCATTGGCCGGAATAAACGGTTTGATTGTGACCGGATTGGCAAGCTTGCCATTTTTGATCATCTCGCTCAAAACAGCAAAAATCGTTTGATGCAATGGCTCGAAAAAATGTTCAGGCTTCAAAAAATCGGATACGCGGTCAAGCGCGTCATTATTGATGAGAATTGCACCGAGAAGAGCTTGTTCCGCCTCAATATTATGCGGAATCTGCCTGAACGGGAGTGCCTCGTCACCATTGGTCTGCCCGATATTGAGAACTTTTGCTTCTGACATTAGTCTATTGCTGCTCGCCTGAATTTTGTTTAATTGGAAAACCCCACCACTTTAACCCATTCAGGGTAGGGACTGCCACTTTTTTTTCCAGATAAATACGCTTTTATGCCGTCGGATCGATTTTTCCCGAAGGCTTTTGCTGTTGTGTCAATAGGATTATCCTATGTAGCGTAAATCCGGAAAGCGCATTTCGAACGCCGAAAATGCACTATATATCCGGATATACAGCATTTTCCGACAGATCAGACCGGATTGTCCAATATCGGATTGCTCAATATTGTGCAAAACAGGGGAAACCGATTTTGCACAGGCTATTTCTTGTCTTTTTGAGAGGTCGTTGTCTTGCGGCGCGACTTAGGCGCTTGGGGAGCGGCATCTTCAACTTTTTTTTCAACAGTTTTTGTTGCGGATTTTACATTGCCTTCGGATTTCTCAAGATTGGGGTCGGCGTCAATTTTCTTGAGTCTGGCCTCTTCCTCGGTAATGTAATCGCGTGTCAAGGGAACCGCATCCTGCTTGTGGGCCAGCTGGATTTGGAAAACTATCATACCTTGCCAGCGGAAAGCGCTTTCTGAAGCTGCAAGATAAAATTCCCACATCCGGCAAAACCGTTCGTCATAAAGTGCTTTGGCTTCGTCCCAATGTGCAAGAAATGCTTCGCGCCAAGCTTTCAATGTCTCGGCATAATGCAAACGCAATATTTCTATATCGGTGATAATCAGTCCGCTTTTTTCAATAACGGGAATGACTTCCGATAATGAGGGAATATAGCCACCGGGAAAAATATATTTGGCAATCCACGGATTGGTAGCACCGGGCTCGCCTGAGCGGCCGATCGAGTGGAGAACAAAACGTCCATCCGGCTTCAACAATCTTTTGACGTGGTCGAAATATTCTTTGTAATGGCCGATACCGACATGTTCGAACATACCCACCGAGACGATTTTATCAAAAGCGTCATCAAGCTTGCGATAGTCGAGCAGAAAAAATTTGGCTTTATCTTGTAGTCCCATATCTTTGGCGCGCTGATTGGCGATGCCATGCTGTTCATGAGAAAGCGTGACACCTGTGACATTTGCGCCAAGAACCCGTGCGAAATAAAGCCCCAATCCGCCCCAGCCACAGCCAATATCGAGAAGTTTCTCGTTTTCTTTCACCTGAAGCTTTGCCGCCAGATGGCGCTTTTTTGCAAGTTGTGCTTCGCCAAGGCTGACATTCGGATTTTCAAAGTAACCGCAGGAATACTGGCGATCGGGATCAAGAAACATCTCGTAAAGTTTGCCGGACAGATCATAATGGTGTTCGACGTTTTTTGCCGAACGACGCAGCGTATTCATCTGTACGAATCGTTTTGTAGCCGTGCGAATGAAAGAAAATGCTTTCATCCACAATTGGTTTTCTGCGATCGGACCGGTGCTTTCGAAGATTGTCTCCAGCAACGAATAAATATCGCCTTTAATAAACTCGAAACCGCCATTCATATAGGCTTCGCCCAGTTTCAAAGCAGGGTCGAGAGCAACTTCGCGTTCCCATTTTGCTGATGTAAAGCGTATTTGAATTGGCTTGCCCGTCTGGTTACCGAACTGGTACGTGACCCCTCGTAAATCGGTAATTGTCAGATTACCTTTCGTAATAATGTGGCTGGCAGCCGTCTTCAATAAAGCAAACATCTATCGAGTCCCATCTTCCAATTAATACTTTGGCCGCTTTTTATGCACAAACAAGCGTCTAATAAAGTTCACGAAAATCTATTCCGTCCGACGTCGCGTTTATAGTGCCTATTTGTAAAAAAAACACCCGACCAGAAGATCGGGTGTGTTCATTTTTTTTTGACCTGTCAAGAAACAACTGTTCCAAATTACTGGGGCAGTGCGTCGCACTTATAACAATTGTGTCCCGATAAGCTGATAAATGCTTATTCGGATTCTTTTTCTTCGGCCTTTTCCTCAGCCTTTTTCTCGGCTTCGTGTTCGGCACCTTCCTCGTCGAAAATTTCTTCCGAGAGCGGTTTTTCCTCAATGCCATAGATTGCTTCGATAGAAGTCAAATCTTCACCGGCAGCCTGACGTTCGGCTTCCTCGGCAGAGCGGGCAATATTGATGGTTACATTAACCTGTACTTCAGGGTGAAGATTAACCGCAACATTATGAAGACCGATTGTTTTGATCGGGTGATTAAGTTCTACCTGCGTGCGAATAATTGTGAAACCTTCCGAAGTGATAATATCGGCAATGTCACGGGTCGAAACAGAACCATAGAGCTGTCCGGTTTCACCGGCAGAGCGGATAACAACGAATGTCTTGCCGTCAAGCTTGTCGGCAACCTGTTGGGCTTCGCTCTTGCGTTCAAGATTGCGGGCTTCGAGCTGTGCTCTCTCTTTTTCGAATTTCTTTTTATTTGCTTCATTGGCGCGCAAAGCTTTTCCCTGCGGGAAAAGGAAATTGCGGGCAAAGCCGTCTTTCACAGAGACGGTATCACCCATTTGTCCTAAGCGGGCAATGCGTTCGAGTAGTATAACATCCATTTTGAATTCCTTTCAGCTGCATTTATTGTTTGGGTTGGCCGTGTTGACGGCTCACTTGAATGGTTGTCCAGATTCCCATCAGAAGAAGAATGAGCGATACCGGAACAGCGAATATGAAAGTGCAAAGGGCAATATAGACGAATCCCAATATAAAAAAGCGTCCACTAATGCCCCGTGTCAGATTGTGTAAATAGGCAAGTCCGGTCATCGAAATTGCCAATGTAAAAGTCGTGTTGAAGACCAATGCACACAGATTAAGAAATGTCCCCAGTTGGAAAAACGTGGCGCCAAAGGCGACAATATAAATGAACAGTGCAGGCAATGGCAGACGAAATTTTTTCGGCCAGTCATCGCGTGGGCGGGCAAGCCGTTTCATGCGTTGTGCACCGACAAGCGCAAAATACAAATTTCCGGTTAGAAAGAGCACCCCGTAAGTGGCCAGACTACTCGATAATAATGGAACGATATTGTTTACCAGAAAGTCGTGAAAAATAGCTATGTCGACCTCGCTTGCCGAATTGGTCTCACGCAAGGAGTTTGTGACGAAACTCGCAATTTCACCGGCAATGATCGGCGTGGTCGGGTTATTGTATAAGATTGTGCCAATGAAAACACAAATAATAGAGATAAAGCCGGTCAACAAAAATATGACCGAAGAAAGCGGATACCACTTGATGGCATGTCCATTCTCGTCCATTTCGGCAAGCCCTAATAGCCAGGATGCATAAACGGCGGGAAGGAAAAACAGCAATGTAAAGCCAAGCCCGATATAGAAATTTTGCGCAAATATCAGAACGATTGCTGCTGTAACAAGAGAAATGATGCTGGCAGCCGTGCCCCAACCAAAGGCTACGATGAAAATCGGTAGCGACATAAAGCAACCGAGTAACAATGCAAATGGCGGGAAAACCGTAAAAAAGCTCATAATAGCCGTTGCAAGGACAGCAGCAAACAGCCCGCCCAAAATACCTGCCGGAAATGTATAGGATTTTTTTTGCAACATTGATTCGCTGTCCTGCCTTTGCAGTTAGGGGCTAAGATGACTGCTCCAACTCCGGTTTTATTTGAACCTGCACCGAAAGCAGGGGAAGCAGCCGGTCAAGCCGGCTGCCAGAATTGCTTATTTCACAACATAAGGCAGAAGGCCGAGGAAACGGGCGCGCTTGATGGCTTTTGCCAATTCGCGCTGTTTTTTCTGGCTCACTGCAGTAATGCGTGAAGGAACGATCTTGCCGCGCTCGGAAATATAGCGCTGAAGAAGTTTTACATCCTTATAGTCGATTTTTGGTGCGTTCGGACCTGAAAACGGGCAGGTCTTGCGACGACGATGGAAAGGACGACGGGTTGGAATCTGACTAATATCAACCATTATTCATCTCCTTCATTATTGTCATCATCGCGTGAGCGACGCGAACGACGTGGACGCTCGTCATCTTTGCCATAACGATCATCACGGTCACGGCGGGAAAGCATAGCTGACTGGCCTTCCTCAAGCTCGTTAACGCGAATGGTCATATAACGGAGAATGTCTTCATTGATGCGCATCTGACGTTCAACTTCTGCAATGGCAGCAGCCGGAGCATCGATATTCATCAAAGTATAATAGGCTTTGCGATTCTTGCGAATACGATAGGTGAGGGTGCGTAAACCCCAATTTTCAATACGCCCGACTTTACCGCCATTGGCTTCGATAACGCCCTTGTAGAGTTCTACAAGCTGGTCAACCTGTTGCGGTGCAATATCCTGTCGGGCAAGGAACACATGTTCATAAAGAGCCATTGTTTTGCCTTTCTTCGGTTAATCTTTGTCGACTTCCGGCGCAGAGCCTCTGCGACTTGCCTTTTCGGAAAACCCGAAGAAGAAAGGACGCGTGTTTCGAGACATTCGAGAGCGGAGACACGGGAGGCTTGAAACATTAATGTTTCCTGTCGCATTCCAGGCGACCCTCCGTTCAACCCCCGGCCAAATGCCGACAATGAACGGGCGGTTTCTACAGTCATTTTATAAAAATAGCAAGAAGGAAGCGGTTGAAAACTGTTTTTTATTTGGAAGAATGATGATGTCGATATATGAGTGGCGAAATTGCAAACTGCCAAAATTCGGAGTTAGGCCAAAATGGCATTTCTGGAAAATATCGATATTCTCATTTTCAACTTTCTCGCTGCAACGCCTCAAACCCCGACAGTTATGGCATATTTCGGGATTATTTGCGCAAAATTCCTGATTTATTTCATCCCCTTTCATTTGATAATATTGTGGTTTCTGGGAGGGCGCGGAGAACGCCAGACTGCGCTTGCAATTTTCTTCGCAGTTGTAATCGGTTTAATTTTTAGTTTCGTTATAGGACATTTGTGCTACCGCCCCCGCCCATTTGTGGCCGGAATTGCGAAAGCTCTGATAGAACATAAAGAAAATGCCTCGTTTCCTAGCAATCACGCATTAATATTCACAATTTACGTATTCTCTCTTTATTTCTATCGCTATAAGCACGTGGCGCGATTTGGGCTTGCATTGGGATTATTGACGTGTTGGGCACGCATTTTTACAGGTGTGCATTATCCGTCGGATATTCTGGGCGGTGTAGTTCTCGGACTTGTTATCGCAATGTTTGTCATTCATATTGTTATGCCGTTTGTTCCCAAATTTGTTTATCAGTTACCTTATTCACCAAAAGGAAGAGGAACGGATTTGGAAGCATAGTAGACTATGTCCGGCTTGACTTTTGTTGCTTTTATAGGTCAAGACCGGATAATGTTTGTTTTTTGAACCAAGGAGTGCACTCTAGTGGTTTATGCATTTACTTTCCCCGGTCAGGGGAGTCAGTCCGTTGGTATGGGTAAAGCTTTAGCAGAACAGTTTCCCGAAGCGCGGGCTATATTTGAAGAGGTAGACGATGCGTTGGGCGAAAAGCTTTCGTCTGTCATGTTCGAAGGACCGGAAGATGTGCTGACTTTGACAGCCAATGCACAACCCGCTCTGATGGCCGTTTCAATGGCAGTGATCAGGGTGCTGGAAAAAAACGGCCTTGATTTGAAATCGAAGGTATCATTTGTGGCGGGGCATTCTTTAGGTGAATATTCGGCACTTTGTGCTGCGGGAACATTCAGCCTTGCCGATACTGCACGGCTTTTGAGAATTCGTGGAAATGCAATGCAGGCAGCTGTCGCTGTAGGCGAGGGTGCAATGGCAGCAATCATCGGCCTTGAAGAAGAGGTCGTTTCCGAAATTTGCAGTTCGGTTCTGGGCGAGGGGATTTGCGAAATTGCCAATGACAATGGCGGTGGTCAATTGGTTATTTCTGGAGCTACAAAAGCCGTTAATGCAGCGGCAAAGCTTGCAACTGAAAAAGGAGCAAAAAGAGCAATTCTTCTTTCGGTTTCTGCGCCGTTCCATTCAAGCTTGATGCAACCGGCTGCAGATGCGATGCATGATGCACTTCTTGACGTCAATAAATTGGCGCCGGTGGTTCCTGTCATTCCCAATGTTTCTGTGGAACCGGAAACAGATCCAGAAAAAATAATCGAGTTATTGGTTCATCAGGTGACAGGCCGTGTCAGGTGGCGTGAAACCGTCGAATGGTTTGCTGCCCATCGTGTTGATACGCTTTTTGAAATTGGTTCCGGTAAAGTGCTTACCGGCCTTGCAAGAAGAATTGACCGGAATCTGAATGGTATGACGGTCGGCACTGCGGAAGAAATAGAAAATGCGCTGAAAGCGCTAGGGGTATAATCAGGGAATTTGACAATGTTTGATTTTAAAGGGCGCAAAGCACTTGTAACCGGAGCAACCGGCGGCATTGGAGAAGCAATTGCACGTCAACTCCATGAACGTGGCGCTATTGTCGGACTTCATGGTACGCGTGAAGAAAAGCTTAAAAGTCTTGCTGAAGATCTGGGTGACAATTGTTTTGTTTTTCCCGCCAATCTGTCGGACCGTGAAGAGATCGCCAAATTGGCTGAAAAAGCCGAAAGCGAAATGGAAGGGATCGATATTCTGGTCAATAATGCCGGGATTACCCGTGACGGTCTTTTTGTGCGAATGAGTGACAAAGATTGGGATGATGTACTGGCAGTTAATCTGACGGCCGTATTTCTTCTTACGCGTGCATTAACGCATCCGATGATGCGCCGACGCTATGGTCGTATTATCAATATTTCTTCTATTGTCGGTGTTATCGGCAATCCGGGGCAAACCAATTATTGTGCAACAAAAGCCGGTGTCATCGGATTCTCGAAATCCTTGGCGCAGGAAATTGCAAGCCGTAATGTAACTGTCAATTGTATTGCTCCAGGCTTCATTGAGTTGGCCATGACCGATAAGCTCAACGATAAACAGAAAGAGACAATTATGTCGGCTATTCCGATGAGAAGAATGGGGACAAGTAAAGATGTAGCTGCGGCGGCAATTTATCTTGCAAGTGACGAAGCTGCATTTGTTACCGGCCAGACATTACACGTAAACGGTGGTATGGCTATGATCTAATAGAGCTTTGCAATGAGACTCGCATGCATATTCGAAGAAAGCGGGCGAACATTGTCAAAGCGGAAACGCATTATTTTATGCCAAGTCTGTGATTTTTTTAATTTTGCTCGAGAAGAAACACAGGATTTTGGCATAAAATTAAAATAAAGACGCAAAATTCGTTAAAATATCTTTGCGTCTTGGCGCTGAGCATGGTAATTGGCGCCTTTAAGGCCGGTTCGTAAAACCGGTTAATCCCTTGAGAGGGATATCCACAGGATGTATTTGAAAACCTAAAAATCATAGGTGTAAATGCATCTATTGCTTGATTAGATGAGCCCGTGCCGCTAACCAAGGCAGGGAAACAACAAAAGTCGAGGATCCGACATGAGTGATACAGCAGAACGCGTCAAGAAAATCGTCATCGAACATCTTGGTGTTGATGCAAATAAAGTAACCGAAAACGCAAGTTTCATTGACGATCTTGGTG is a window encoding:
- a CDS encoding replicative DNA helicase, producing MSEAKVLNIGQTNGDEALPFRQIPHNIEAEQALLGAILINNDALDRVSDFLKPEHFFEPLHQTIFAVLSEMIKNGKLANPVTIKPFIPANEKIGDMTVYTYVVRMATEAVTIINAEDYGRAIYDLYTRRSLIDLGNEIVNTAYDAPIDLTPSKQIENVEQKLFTLAETGKYGGGFESFDDAVKKAIDMAGAAKKRTSRLSGIPTQLKKLDEQMGGLQRSDLIILAGRPGMGKTSLATNIAFNIANAFIKAKENNLPAEENEGGIVGFFSLEMSSEQLATRIISEQAEVSSSKIRRGDITEDQFAKLLHSMTRLQKAPLYIDQTGGISIAQLSARARRLKRQHGLDVLVIDYVQLMTGVSKRASENRVQEITEITTGLKSLAKELNIPIIALSQLSRQVEARDDKRPQLSDLRESGSIEQDADVVLFVYRDEYYIKNKEPKLGSEEHLKWQAEMEEVFGKAEVIVAKQRHGPTGTVRLAFQAEYTRFSDLAESDKLPDQFG
- a CDS encoding cyclopropane-fatty-acyl-phospholipid synthase family protein, which translates into the protein MFALLKTAASHIITKGNLTITDLRGVTYQFGNQTGKPIQIRFTSAKWEREVALDPALKLGEAYMNGGFEFIKGDIYSLLETIFESTGPIAENQLWMKAFSFIRTATKRFVQMNTLRRSAKNVEHHYDLSGKLYEMFLDPDRQYSCGYFENPNVSLGEAQLAKKRHLAAKLQVKENEKLLDIGCGWGGLGLYFARVLGANVTGVTLSHEQHGIANQRAKDMGLQDKAKFFLLDYRKLDDAFDKIVSVGMFEHVGIGHYKEYFDHVKRLLKPDGRFVLHSIGRSGEPGATNPWIAKYIFPGGYIPSLSEVIPVIEKSGLIITDIEILRLHYAETLKAWREAFLAHWDEAKALYDERFCRMWEFYLAASESAFRWQGMIVFQIQLAHKQDAVPLTRDYITEEEARLKKIDADPNLEKSEGNVKSATKTVEKKVEDAAPQAPKSRRKTTTSQKDKK
- the rplI gene encoding 50S ribosomal protein L9, which codes for MDVILLERIARLGQMGDTVSVKDGFARNFLFPQGKALRANEANKKKFEKERAQLEARNLERKSEAQQVADKLDGKTFVVIRSAGETGQLYGSVSTRDIADIITSEGFTIIRTQVELNHPIKTIGLHNVAVNLHPEVQVNVTINIARSAEEAERQAAGEDLTSIEAIYGIEEKPLSEEIFDEEGAEHEAEKKAEEKAEEKESE
- the rpsR gene encoding 30S ribosomal protein S18, which encodes MVDISQIPTRRPFHRRRKTCPFSGPNAPKIDYKDVKLLQRYISERGKIVPSRITAVSQKKQRELAKAIKRARFLGLLPYVVK
- the rpsF gene encoding 30S ribosomal protein S6; the protein is MALYEHVFLARQDIAPQQVDQLVELYKGVIEANGGKVGRIENWGLRTLTYRIRKNRKAYYTLMNIDAPAAAIAEVERQMRINEDILRYMTIRVNELEEGQSAMLSRRDRDDRYGKDDERPRRSRRSRDDDNNEGDE
- a CDS encoding undecaprenyl-diphosphatase, which encodes MAFLENIDILIFNFLAATPQTPTVMAYFGIICAKFLIYFIPFHLIILWFLGGRGERQTALAIFFAVVIGLIFSFVIGHLCYRPRPFVAGIAKALIEHKENASFPSNHALIFTIYVFSLYFYRYKHVARFGLALGLLTCWARIFTGVHYPSDILGGVVLGLVIAMFVIHIVMPFVPKFVYQLPYSPKGRGTDLEA
- the fabD gene encoding ACP S-malonyltransferase, whose protein sequence is MVYAFTFPGQGSQSVGMGKALAEQFPEARAIFEEVDDALGEKLSSVMFEGPEDVLTLTANAQPALMAVSMAVIRVLEKNGLDLKSKVSFVAGHSLGEYSALCAAGTFSLADTARLLRIRGNAMQAAVAVGEGAMAAIIGLEEEVVSEICSSVLGEGICEIANDNGGGQLVISGATKAVNAAAKLATEKGAKRAILLSVSAPFHSSLMQPAADAMHDALLDVNKLAPVVPVIPNVSVEPETDPEKIIELLVHQVTGRVRWRETVEWFAAHRVDTLFEIGSGKVLTGLARRIDRNLNGMTVGTAEEIENALKALGV
- the fabG gene encoding 3-oxoacyl-[acyl-carrier-protein] reductase — protein: MFDFKGRKALVTGATGGIGEAIARQLHERGAIVGLHGTREEKLKSLAEDLGDNCFVFPANLSDREEIAKLAEKAESEMEGIDILVNNAGITRDGLFVRMSDKDWDDVLAVNLTAVFLLTRALTHPMMRRRYGRIINISSIVGVIGNPGQTNYCATKAGVIGFSKSLAQEIASRNVTVNCIAPGFIELAMTDKLNDKQKETIMSAIPMRRMGTSKDVAAAAIYLASDEAAFVTGQTLHVNGGMAMI